The Erpetoichthys calabaricus chromosome 13, fErpCal1.3, whole genome shotgun sequence genome has a window encoding:
- the LOC114661302 gene encoding zinc finger BED domain-containing protein 4-like → MPCMAHTLQLALKDAMKQSGASSAVNKARNLIHSVRKSSVANEQMIKRCGRTLIRDCPTRWNSTLDMLKRLLETKATLNEVLDELGIDTLLTSDWAKLENQLKVLEPFGMHTDQLQTDSQSLSEVIPSLLNLEAHLQSTSGEKNLAQALLKCLRQRFTCLLDPISD, encoded by the exons ATGCCTTGTATGGCACACACACTTCAGCTTGCATTGAAAGATGCCATGAAACAATCAGGAGCCAGTTCTGCTGTTAACAAAGCCAGGAACCTTATTCATTCTGTCAGGAAATCTTCGGTAGCAAATGAGCAAATGATTAAAAG GTGTGGCCGAACACTGATTCGTGACTGCCCCACACGGTGGAACAGTACACTTGACATGCTGAAGCGACTTCTGGAAACTAAAGCTACACTTAATGAGGTTCTTGATGAACTCGGGATAGATACACTGTTGACCAGTGATTGGGCCAAGTTGGAAAACCAACTTAAAGTATTGGAGCCATTTGGCATGCACACAGATCAGCTTCAAACAGATAGCCAGTCTCTGTCAGAGGTGATACCTTCCCTGCTAAACCTGGAGGCACATCTCCAGTCAACTAGTGGAGAGAAAAATTTGGCACAAGCTCTTCTCAAGTGTTTGCGCCAACGTTTTACATGTCTGTTAGATCCCATTAGTGACTAA